The following are encoded in a window of Brevibacillus ruminantium genomic DNA:
- a CDS encoding sensor histidine kinase: protein MKLETKISLILIIIFLTIGAIFFITGFSALNLLNNLLGINGLVTYAIFPLLFIGMLILIGLLIERQIRKPLFFFIRWIDQLSLGVFKMPDTIKNFPLDKMRFSLFLELKSKLDGLTYQLNTAEKERKELEETRKNWTSGVTHDLKTPLSYIKGYAAMLRSEHKWNEEEIKEFAKIIEEKSLYMEQLIDDLSVIYEFDKMQIPLDLRTINLVTFVKNVLEDLRQYPMANDYPIHLNVKNEGDILLSFDQTLLKRALENFIMNAIYHNPRETTITVSIETIKGSTLIEIKDNGIGMDDKTIQQLFNQYYRGTTTDKSHLGSGLGMSIAKQFIEKQGGQIIVESEPNRGTKIKILFPL from the coding sequence ATGAAATTAGAAACCAAAATTTCATTGATATTAATAATCATTTTTTTAACCATAGGTGCTATTTTTTTTATTACGGGATTTTCAGCCCTTAACTTATTGAACAACCTTTTAGGAATTAATGGATTGGTGACATATGCTATATTCCCACTACTATTCATCGGAATGCTTATTCTGATTGGACTTCTTATCGAACGCCAAATTAGAAAGCCTCTTTTCTTTTTTATACGCTGGATTGATCAATTATCACTTGGGGTTTTTAAAATGCCAGATACAATAAAGAATTTTCCCTTAGATAAGATGAGGTTTAGTCTGTTTTTGGAACTTAAATCAAAGCTTGATGGTTTAACATATCAACTCAACACAGCAGAGAAAGAACGAAAAGAACTTGAAGAAACAAGGAAGAACTGGACCTCTGGAGTGACACATGACTTAAAAACGCCGTTGTCATACATTAAAGGATACGCAGCCATGCTTCGCTCCGAACATAAATGGAATGAAGAAGAAATTAAGGAATTTGCTAAAATTATTGAAGAAAAATCATTGTATATGGAGCAGTTAATTGATGATTTAAGTGTTATTTATGAGTTTGATAAAATGCAAATCCCTTTGGATTTACGCACTATTAATCTGGTCACTTTTGTAAAAAATGTTTTGGAAGATCTCCGTCAATATCCGATGGCGAACGACTATCCTATTCATTTAAACGTCAAGAATGAAGGTGATATTTTATTATCTTTTGATCAGACATTATTAAAAAGAGCATTAGAAAATTTCATTATGAATGCTATTTATCATAACCCTCGTGAAACAACGATTACTGTCTCTATAGAAACAATAAAAGGTTCAACCTTAATAGAAATTAAAGACAATGGCATCGGAATGGATGATAAAACAATTCAACAATTATTTAATCAATATTACCGAGGGACGACGACGGACAAGTCTCATCTAGGGTCAGGGTTGGGAATGTCCATTGCTAAACAGTTTATTGAAAAACAAGGGGGGCAGATTATAGTCGAAAGTGAGCCGAATAGAGGAACGAAGATAAAAATTTTATTTCCTTTATAA
- a CDS encoding ABC transporter ATP-binding protein codes for MLIEAQDISVAIGGRIVLDGASVRCKPGIMTALVGASGSGKTTLLHCLGLLLPVDKGSILIDGKDVTKYGAAARRRFWRDHAAFVLQDYGIMDEESVAFNVTMQASVIGRHVSGNKEQLIQSLEQTGLKGRENELAGHLSGGEKQRLALSRAIYKDADILFVDEPTASLDATNRRMVIELLADFAVRGRTVIVSTHDSEMIDACSAIHQVGSEARHIN; via the coding sequence ATGTTAATCGAAGCTCAAGACATTTCAGTCGCAATTGGTGGGCGGATTGTGCTTGACGGTGCGTCCGTTCGTTGCAAGCCCGGTATTATGACAGCTCTCGTTGGCGCGAGTGGATCTGGAAAGACCACACTCCTACATTGCCTCGGATTGTTGCTTCCGGTGGATAAAGGAAGCATCCTGATTGACGGGAAAGATGTCACGAAGTACGGTGCAGCAGCACGACGTCGGTTCTGGCGCGATCACGCGGCATTCGTACTTCAGGATTATGGCATTATGGATGAGGAGTCGGTTGCCTTCAATGTCACTATGCAGGCAAGCGTCATTGGAAGACATGTCTCGGGAAACAAAGAACAGTTGATACAATCACTCGAACAGACAGGTCTTAAAGGCAGGGAAAATGAATTGGCCGGACACCTGAGTGGAGGCGAGAAACAGCGTCTTGCTTTATCTCGTGCCATTTACAAGGATGCTGACATCCTGTTTGTTGATGAGCCAACGGCTTCACTGGATGCAACTAACCGGCGTATGGTCATCGAACTGCTTGCGGACTTCGCTGTGCGTGGCCGGACGGTCATTGTGTCAACGCATGATTCCGAGATGATCGATGCGTGCAGCGCTATTCATCAGGTTGGTTCCGAAGCGCGTCACATTAACTAA